The Coffea arabica cultivar ET-39 chromosome 9e, Coffea Arabica ET-39 HiFi, whole genome shotgun sequence genome has a window encoding:
- the LOC140014623 gene encoding uncharacterized mitochondrial protein AtMg00860-like — translation MLQIGIIQPSNSSFASPVLLVKKKDGSWRFCVDYRKLNELTVKDKFPLPLIDELIDMLHGSRLVTKIDLRLRKFVLVFFDDILIYNPTWEDHLKHVSEVLTTLKKHQLCAKRSKCSFAQLEVEYLGHIISAQGVMADPKKVENMMHWPKPTTVKELNRLLGLTAYYRKFVNGYGTIAKPLTLFLKKDGFHWSTKADEAFHKLKLAMCRTPVLALPNLLNLL, via the exons ATGTTGCAAATTGGAATAATACAACCAAGCAATAGCTCATTTGCATCTCCAGTACTGCTAGTgaagaagaaggatggaagcTGGAGGTTCTGTGTTGATTACAGGAAACTTAATGAGCTGACAGTGAAGGATAAATTTCCTTTGCCACTAATAGATGAACTGATTGATATGCTACATGGCTCTAGGTTAGTCACTAAAATAGACTTGAGG CTGAGAAAGTTTGTCTTGGTGTTTTTTGATGACATATTGATCTACAACCCCACCTGGGAAGACCACCTTAAACATGTATCAGAAGTATTGACCACTCTGAAGAAGCACCAACTGTGTGCCAAAAGAAGCAAATGCTCATTTGCTCAACTAGAGGTAGAGTACTTAGGCCACATTATTTCTGCACAAGGGGTGATGGCTGACCCTAAGAAGGTGGAAAATATGATGCACTGGCCAAAGCCAACCACTGTTAAAGAATTAAATAGACTTCTTGGCTTGACAGCATACTATAGAAAGTTTGTAAATGGGTATGGGACCATAGCAAAGCCCCTTACATTGTTTTTGAAGAAGGATGGATTTCATTGGAGTACAAAGGCTGATGAGGCTTTTCACAAGCTGAAATTAGCAATGTGTAGAACCCCTGTGCTAGCATTGCCTAATTTACTAAACCTTTTGTAG